GCCCGGTCCTCATCCCGATAAGGGCAAACCCGTCGCGAGGCGGGGACGCAAAGCCACGGGACTCCGGAAGGCGTTGAAGGTCCACGGGTGAAGGTTGAAAGATGCGGGCTTTCCCACCTTCAACCTTCAGCCTCCAACCGCCAACGTAGTTCGCGAGTCAGCCGGGTTGCCGAAGGAGGAGGGGCGGTCATGGACAGGCGGTGGAAGGCGTGGGGCGCCGTGGGGGCGCTGGTGGCATGGGGGCTCATGCCCGCTGGCGCCCGGGCGGCGGCGATGACGGTCTCGATCCAGGTCTCTCCCGTTCAGCGTCTGGAGGGCGCCACGACAGTGCAGGTCACCTCGGCCGGCGTGGCCGACGGCACGGTGGTGGTCAAGAGCAACATCCCCTGGGTGCTGGTGGCCGACGCGGCCGGAGCCGATGTGCTGTGGCGGGCCGCGGGCGGGACCTGGCAGCGGGTGGGCGACCGATCGCCTGTCCTGAGCGGCCCGCCTGGTGTGCACGAGGTGGGCTACCAGCTGCGGCTGGCCTCCAGTCCCGGAGGCCCCGTCCAGGTCCGGCTCTCCCTCACCCCTGCCCTTCGGTAGCGGCCCGGGGGCCCTGAGCCCGGGGCACCGATGTCCTCTCGGGGCCGGGAATCTCCCGGCACGCGGGATGCTGCTGAATTTTCGGGCGAGCAGGGGAGGAGCAGTTCCGCAGCAGACGCATCGCGAAGGCGACTGCTGCCGGTACGGCTGCGTGCTATCGCGGCCCGCGCGAATCGGATCTGCAAAGAGTGTGGCTTGACTTCTGGCCGCATCCCCGGTGTTTTTTCGTCGAGGCGTCACATCTGCGGCACGGCAGGTGCTACACGCCCTGCGGTGGGACGGTCATGAGCGGGCGGTTGCGCATTGACGACGTGCGGTGGACGGCAGGCGAGGCGGCGGCGGCCCGGGTGCGCCTGAGCTACAGAAGTCACCAGGCGGAGGGAGTGGCCAGCGCCTCCGGCGGCGGAAAGTGGCGGGAGGCGGTGGCCGAGGCCACCCTGCGTGCCGTGCGGGCCTTCATTCCCGACGCGTCAGAAATGACCGTAGACGCGGTGACCGAGGTCCGGTCCGGGAGGCACCCTCTGGTGGTGGTGACCATGACCCGCGGCTGCGGGCGGGAAGAGACGTTCCTGTCGGGCACCGCCATCCTTTCCGGTGAGGGCGGATGGGCGGTGGCGCGGGCGGTTCTGCACGGGCTGAACCGGTGGGTGGAGGCCCGCCTCGACATAGACGGCGCCGGCCCGCCGGGTGAGGCGGACCCTACGTCTCCTGTGCGGATCCACGGGGCCGACTGACCCCGACGGGGTCGACGTCGGCCGGCTCCCCCTCCATCATCTGCACGAAAGCGCGGACCACCTCGGGGTCGAACTGCCGGCCCGCCTGCTCGCGGATGTACTGCAGGGCCCGCTCGGCGGGCCAGGCCGGCCGGTAGGGCCTGTCGGAGCGCAGCGCATCCCACACGTCCACCACGGCAAAGATCCGGGCCGCCAGGGGGATCTCGCCGCCGCGCAGCCCGCGGGGGTAGCCGGTGCCATCCCAGCGCTCATGATGGCAGTAGGGGATGTCCAGGGCCGGCCGCAGGTAGGCAATCGGCCACAGGAGCTGGCGGGCCAGGTCGGGGTGGCGTCGCATGACCGCCCACTCGTCCTCGGTGAGGGGGCCGGGCTTGAGCAGGATGGCATCAGGGATTCCCATCTTGCCGATGTCATGCAGCAGCGCCCCCCGGCGTATGTGCACGATCTCCTCCTCCGGCACGCCCAGGGCGCGCGCCAGGCGGACGGTCAGGTCGGCCACCCGCTGGGTATGACCTTCGGTTTCCCGGTCCCGCAGGTCCAGGGCCCGGGACCATCCCTCCAGGGTGGTTTCGTAGGCCAGCCTCAGGTCGAGGTTGGCGCGCTGGAGGTCGGCAAACAACGCGGCGTTGTCGATGGCGATGGCCGCCTGGCCCGCCAGGGTCTCCAAAAACTCCATCCACCGGGGAGAGGGGTCGAGGGGAAGTCGGCTGTAGACCACCAGGCCCCCCTTGACCTGTCCTTTGGCCAGCAGAGGCACCGCGCAGTGGCCCACGAATGCCTCGGCCGGGCCGACGCCCGCATGAACTGTGTCAGGGCTCGCGCGCAGGTCCGGCACCACGACGGTGCGCCGTTCGAGGATCGCCCGGCCCGCGTGGCCCTCTCCAGGGCGCAGGGCAACACGGCGGATCTCGTCCCCGGCAAACCCCCGCGCGGCCCCGCACTCGAGGTGCTGGGAATGCGGATTCAGCAGCAGGACCGCCGCCGCGTCCACCCGCAGCTGGGTGATCACCTGGTCCAGCAGCACGTCCAGGGTCACCCGCAGGTCCAGGCTGCTGGTGATCGCCACGTCGATGGTGCGCAGGGCCTGCAGGCGGCGCAGGCTCTGCTCGGTTTCCTCGAACAGGCGGGCGTTGTCCAGAGCGGCCGCGGCCAGGTGGGCGTAGGCCTGGAAGAACTCCACCCTCTCGGGGGTGAAGAATCCCGGTGCGGCCGCGTACAGGGCGAGGACTCCAAACGGCCGCTCCCGGGCCACCAGGGGGAAAGCGGCCACGGTCCTGTAGCCGAAGGCGCGGGTACGGTCCCGCCAGGGCGCAAAAGTGGGGTCGGCGTCCACGTCCTCGACGACCGCCGGGGCCCCGCTGCGGATGCACCGTCCCACGGGGCCCTGGCCGGCCGGGGAGTCGTCCCAACGGACGACGATGCCGTCCAGGTAAGGGGAGTCCGCGGGGAACCGGCTCGCCGGCCGCACCACGCCGTCCGGGTCCGCCGGGCCGACCCAGGCCAGGGAGGCGCCGAAGGCGACGCAGGACTTGACGACATCGTCGGCCAGCACGCGGCTGTCCAGGGACCCGGTGAGTTTCTGGGCGGCCGCGTACAGCGCCGTCAGAGTGTGGAGCTGGCGGAGGATCTGGGCTTCGGCAGCTTCCCGCTCGGCGGTGCGGCGCTGCAGCGTTCCGGCCATCTCGTCGAAGGCACGCGCCAGTTCGCCGACCTCACCCGGCCCGCCCCGCCACCCGGTCCGGGCGCTGAGGTCGCCGGCAGCCAGGCGCCGGACGGTGGAGGTGAGCGCGTCCACGGGCTGGAGGATCAGCCGCGTACCCATCGCCCACGCCGCCACCAACCCCGCCACCGCCACCAGGAAGAGGGTGGCCAGGTTGCTGGTGAAAGCGGCGTTGACGGGCCCCAGGGCCACCTGCCGCGGGATGCCGACGCTGAGGTACAGCGTGCGGCCCACCCCCGCCCGGAGCTGGCGGTAGCCCACGAACCGCACCCGCCCGTCCAACCCCTGCGCCTCCGCGGTGCCCTCGGTCGGGCCGGAGACCATGGCCGCCAGCAGCGGTGCCTCCGGGACCGTCCTGCCCACCCACCGATCCGGGT
The genomic region above belongs to Armatimonadota bacterium and contains:
- a CDS encoding GAF domain-containing protein — translated: MRARLMLLILLITLPAVGMVTYDFVRERHRAAAEARGEALRYALLASRDVENLVETTGAVLAELAQLPDVRSAHPTRCRALLEARLSRHPYYANLGVIGPDGLLRCSALPFTPPVDLSDRAYFQLAVSTRSFVIGDYQVGRVTGRKTLNFGYPLVDDQERIQGVVFAALDLGWLDDVAANIATALPQDATLTLLDREGRVLVRRPDPDRWVGRTVPEAPLLAAMVSGPTEGTAEAQGLDGRVRFVGYRQLRAGVGRTLYLSVGIPRQVALGPVNAAFTSNLATLFLVAVAGLVAAWAMGTRLILQPVDALTSTVRRLAAGDLSARTGWRGGPGEVGELARAFDEMAGTLQRRTAEREAAEAQILRQLHTLTALYAAAQKLTGSLDSRVLADDVVKSCVAFGASLAWVGPADPDGVVRPASRFPADSPYLDGIVVRWDDSPAGQGPVGRCIRSGAPAVVEDVDADPTFAPWRDRTRAFGYRTVAAFPLVARERPFGVLALYAAAPGFFTPERVEFFQAYAHLAAAALDNARLFEETEQSLRRLQALRTIDVAITSSLDLRVTLDVLLDQVITQLRVDAAAVLLLNPHSQHLECGAARGFAGDEIRRVALRPGEGHAGRAILERRTVVVPDLRASPDTVHAGVGPAEAFVGHCAVPLLAKGQVKGGLVVYSRLPLDPSPRWMEFLETLAGQAAIAIDNAALFADLQRANLDLRLAYETTLEGWSRALDLRDRETEGHTQRVADLTVRLARALGVPEEEIVHIRRGALLHDIGKMGIPDAILLKPGPLTEDEWAVMRRHPDLARQLLWPIAYLRPALDIPYCHHERWDGTGYPRGLRGGEIPLAARIFAVVDVWDALRSDRPYRPAWPAERALQYIREQAGRQFDPEVVRAFVQMMEGEPADVDPVGVSRPRGSAQET